A genome region from Brassica oleracea var. oleracea cultivar TO1000 chromosome C2, BOL, whole genome shotgun sequence includes the following:
- the LOC106325300 gene encoding uncharacterized protein LOC106325300 produces the protein MDNNSSINSTSSNLSTASLEKLDQAGSWVSTTVISAFYASFERCACVNLSTSDDDDDDNEESHNRPLALSAAPQPDDIF, from the exons ATGGATAACAACAGTAGCATCAACTCCACTTCCTCTAATCTGAGCACGGCTTCGCTGGAAAAGCTCGATCAGGCGGGGAGCTGG GT AAGCACAACCGTCATATCCGCCTTCTACGCATCCTTCGAGCGTTGCGCCTGCGTCAACCTTTCGACCTCCGATGATGATGACGACGACAACGAGGAATCCCACAATCGTCCTCTTGCTCTCTCCGCCGCTCCTCAACCAGACGACATCTTTTAG
- the LOC106324043 gene encoding serine/arginine repetitive matrix protein 1-like, whose amino-acid sequence MEGVPDLSALLKGKLQFLSKKPSSAATSGTVEPSPANENVNVEPSAPRPKTKTTKKTKAKKTAAEGHQSAPLDENASLEGAPSSAQAFKDSRKKKKKGGKKRSREESAGEREGNADGPSKTCPNEEVPEGRPKKKASSRSVENKAHTSVDGALSSDNARGGSPSSETPSEKRKRASASGGEPWSESAASERANSAASERITPVSAARGGSQSGGSLAKRARVEFPDRVQFSYEEKTLLVFNPSNAQS is encoded by the coding sequence ATGGAGGGAGTCCCGGACTTGAGTGCCCTACTGAAGGGGAAGCTACAGTTTCTCTCGAAGAAGCCATCTAGTGCTGCTACTTCGGGAACGGTCGAGCCTAGCCCGGCCAACGAGAATGTAAATGTGGAGCCGTCCGCTCCACGTCCAAAAACGAAGACGACTAAGAAAACAAAGGCGAAGAAAACTGCCGCTGAAGGGCATCAATCTGCGCCCCTTGATGAGAACGCTTCTCTCGAAGGAGCCCCGTCGTCCGCCCAAGCTTTTAAAGATTCGAGGAAGAAGAAGAAGAAGGGAGGAAAGAAGAGATCTCGGGAGGAGTCTGCTGGGGAGCGAGAAGGTAATGCTGATGGCCCTTCGAAGACTTGTCCAAATGAGGAAGTGCCCGAAGGACGGCCTAAAAAGAAGGCGAGCAGCAGATCTGTCGAGAATAAGGCACATACGTCTGTCGATGGGGCCCTTTCTAGCGATAATGCAAGGGGAGGGAGCCCTTCTTCCGAAACCCCCTCCGAGAAAAGAAAGAGGGCCTCGGCGTCTGGAGGTGAACCTTGGAGCGAGTCGGCTGCGAGTGAGAGGGCTAATTCTGCTGCGAGTGAAAGGATTACTCCTGTCTCGGCAGCGAGAGGAGGTTCTCAGTCTGGAGGTTCGCTCGCAAAGAGGGCGAGGGTTGAGTTCCCAGACCGCGTGCAGTTCTCGTACGAGGAGAAGACTCTCCTGGTCTTTAACCCCTCCAATGCGCAGAGCTGA